A genome region from Rhodanobacter thiooxydans includes the following:
- a CDS encoding DUF4139 domain-containing protein, with protein sequence MTTAHRPALALACLAALAGASTARAADTTALTLYRSDSPALYASHGDGEVDEGYAVVREQRSLSLVAGTHDVVIGDLPNALDAEALALGFPDGNAKVISQRLLLAQGADAALSGLLGREVSVLGSSGEALASGTLLRAGNGLLVRGANGTTLVRDYAAVRSAQGDFPLGSSLSLRVDAARSGQTRAVLSYPTSGLGWRAAYVATLQPGAACRMRFESRASIANRSGRDWHDAQLTLIAGQPNMAKASAPRPMVSMARGYGPQDMVAGGLPQQDSLGDYRSYTLPGTVELPDASVSQVPLYADHTLDCERTALYENGNRYLPPRPILERDFNPGGGNAIVSTLKLKAFDSLPAGYLRVLSADRNGTPQFIGEGRIEDTPKGGDATITLGTAFDLRATRERTAFHVDKAGRTLDEAFRITLTNADDSARTVTVREHPGRWRQWTLVSSSSKPSAQTPDTLEFRVDVPASGKAVLDYAVRYQWTADEQPQ encoded by the coding sequence ATGACGACAGCACATCGCCCCGCCTTGGCCCTCGCCTGTCTCGCCGCGCTCGCCGGCGCATCGACGGCACGCGCCGCTGATACCACGGCACTCACCCTGTACCGCAGTGACAGCCCCGCGCTGTACGCCAGCCATGGCGACGGCGAGGTCGACGAAGGCTATGCGGTGGTGCGCGAGCAGCGTTCGCTGAGCCTCGTCGCCGGTACCCACGACGTGGTGATTGGCGACCTGCCGAACGCGCTCGACGCCGAGGCGCTGGCGCTGGGCTTTCCCGACGGCAACGCCAAGGTGATCTCGCAGCGCCTGCTGCTGGCGCAAGGTGCGGACGCGGCGCTGAGCGGCCTGCTCGGGCGCGAGGTGAGCGTGCTCGGCAGCAGCGGCGAAGCGCTGGCCAGCGGCACCCTGCTGCGTGCGGGCAACGGCCTGCTGGTGCGCGGCGCCAACGGTACCACGCTGGTGCGCGACTACGCCGCCGTGCGCAGTGCCCAAGGCGACTTCCCGCTCGGCTCCAGCCTCAGCCTGCGCGTGGACGCCGCGCGCAGCGGCCAGACCCGCGCGGTGCTCAGCTACCCCACCTCCGGCCTCGGCTGGCGCGCCGCGTACGTGGCCACGCTGCAGCCCGGCGCGGCCTGCCGCATGCGGTTCGAGTCGCGCGCCAGCATCGCCAACCGCAGCGGCCGCGACTGGCACGATGCACAGCTCACCCTGATCGCCGGCCAGCCAAACATGGCCAAGGCTTCGGCACCGCGGCCGATGGTGTCGATGGCGCGCGGCTACGGGCCGCAGGACATGGTCGCCGGCGGTTTGCCGCAGCAGGACAGCCTCGGCGACTACCGCAGCTACACCCTGCCCGGCACGGTCGAGCTGCCCGACGCCAGCGTCAGCCAGGTGCCACTGTACGCCGACCACACGCTGGACTGCGAGCGCACCGCACTGTACGAGAACGGCAACCGCTACCTGCCGCCACGGCCGATCCTGGAGCGCGACTTCAACCCCGGCGGCGGCAACGCCATCGTCAGCACGCTGAAATTGAAAGCATTCGACAGCCTGCCGGCCGGCTACCTGCGCGTGCTCAGCGCCGACAGGAACGGCACGCCGCAGTTCATCGGCGAAGGCCGCATCGAGGACACCCCGAAAGGCGGCGACGCCACCATCACCCTGGGCACCGCGTTCGACCTGCGCGCGACGCGCGAGCGTACCGCCTTCCACGTCGACAAGGCCGGCCGCACACTGGACGAGGCGTTCCGCATCACCCTCACCAACGCCGACGACAGCGCGCGCACGGTGACCGTGCGCGAGCATCCCGGCCGCTGGCGCCAGTGGACGCTGGTCTCCTCCAGCAGCAAGCCGAGCGCGCAGACACCGGACACGCTGGAATTCCGCGTCGACGTGCCGGCCAGCGGCAAGGCCGTACTGGATTACGCGGTGCGCTACCAGTGGACCGCCGACGAACAACCGCAATAA
- a CDS encoding enoyl-CoA hydratase/isomerase family protein, with product MLNLTNHDNGIREIQLARPPVNALNLDLLRALHAALDEAVRDGVRGIVLSGAPGLFSAGVDVPALIQRDRAGVREYWREFFALCGRLARAPMPLVAAVTGHSPAGGAVLALFCDYRVMAEGPYRIGLNEVQVGLIVPEAIQLALRRVVGTYRAERLLVVGAMLESAEALACGFVDELTGVDQVATRAIRWLGDLLALPSHAMLATRTLARADLAAAYADPDALPLEDFVDAFFHPQTQATLQQLVARLKEKK from the coding sequence ATGCTCAACCTGACCAACCACGACAACGGCATCCGCGAGATCCAGCTTGCCCGCCCGCCGGTCAACGCGCTGAACCTGGATCTGCTGCGCGCGCTGCACGCCGCCCTCGACGAAGCCGTGCGGGACGGCGTGCGCGGTATCGTGCTGTCCGGTGCGCCGGGGTTGTTTTCCGCCGGCGTCGACGTGCCGGCGCTGATCCAGCGCGATCGCGCCGGCGTGCGCGAGTACTGGCGCGAGTTCTTCGCGCTGTGCGGCAGGCTGGCGCGCGCACCGATGCCGCTGGTGGCCGCGGTCACCGGCCACAGCCCGGCCGGCGGTGCGGTGCTGGCGCTGTTCTGCGACTACCGCGTGATGGCCGAAGGGCCGTACCGGATCGGCCTCAACGAGGTGCAGGTCGGGTTGATCGTGCCCGAGGCGATCCAGCTCGCGCTGCGCCGCGTGGTCGGCACCTATCGTGCCGAGCGGCTGCTGGTGGTCGGCGCGATGCTCGAGTCCGCCGAGGCACTGGCCTGCGGCTTCGTCGACGAACTCACCGGCGTCGACCAGGTCGCGACCCGCGCGATCCGCTGGCTGGGCGACCTGCTGGCCCTGCCCTCGCACGCCATGCTGGCCACGCGAACCCTCGCGCGGGCCGACCTAGCCGCAGCGTACGCCGACCCGGATGCGCTGCCGCTGGAGGATTTCGTCGACGCGTTCTTCCACCCGCAGACACAGGCCACGCTGCAGCAACTGGTCGCGCGACTCAAAGAGAAGAAATGA
- a CDS encoding sulfurtransferase has protein sequence MTLKTTLIDVAALAALPANEVLVVDCRVDLADRTQGERQYLAGHIPGAVFADLERDLSDMSRVPEGLGRHPLPSSAAFGAVLGRWGWTPGLQVVCYDAGPGALAAARLWWLLRLAGVRAAAVLDGGFAAWQAAGQPLETAVQPRASTEVTLTYDARQVIVDHAALHAAPAPLLIDARAAARYRGDLEPLDRAAGHVPGARNRPYMDNLLADGHFKTPAQLREEFAAVLGDTPPAQVVHMCGSGVTACYNLLAMEHAGLTGSRLYAPSWSGWVSDPSRPVAEG, from the coding sequence ATGACACTGAAGACCACCCTGATCGACGTCGCCGCGCTGGCCGCGTTGCCGGCAAACGAGGTGCTGGTCGTCGATTGCCGCGTCGACCTGGCCGACCGCACGCAGGGCGAACGCCAGTACCTCGCCGGGCACATTCCCGGCGCCGTGTTCGCCGATCTGGAACGCGACCTGTCCGACATGTCGCGTGTGCCCGAGGGGCTGGGCCGGCATCCGCTGCCGTCGTCGGCGGCGTTCGGCGCCGTGCTCGGCCGCTGGGGCTGGACGCCGGGGCTGCAGGTGGTGTGCTACGACGCCGGGCCGGGCGCGCTGGCGGCCGCCCGCCTGTGGTGGCTGTTGCGGTTGGCCGGCGTACGTGCAGCGGCCGTGCTCGATGGCGGCTTTGCGGCTTGGCAGGCGGCCGGGCAACCGCTGGAAACGGCCGTTCAGCCACGCGCGTCGACCGAGGTGACGCTGACCTACGATGCGCGACAGGTGATCGTCGATCACGCCGCCCTGCATGCCGCGCCCGCGCCGCTGCTGATCGACGCCCGCGCCGCCGCGCGCTACCGCGGCGACCTCGAGCCGCTGGACCGCGCCGCCGGCCACGTGCCGGGTGCACGCAACCGGCCCTACATGGACAATCTGCTTGCCGACGGCCACTTCAAGACCCCGGCGCAGCTGCGCGAGGAATTCGCCGCGGTACTGGGCGACACGCCGCCCGCGCAGGTCGTGCACATGTGCGGCTCCGGTGTCACCGCCTGCTACAACCTGCTGGCGATGGAACACGCTGGCCTCACCGGCTCGCGGCTGTACGCACCCTCTTGGAGCGGCTGGGTCAGCGACCCGTCGCGGCCGGTGGCGGAAGGCTGA
- a CDS encoding FKBP-type peptidyl-prolyl cis-trans isomerase, which translates to MEKGITHLHCGLLGAALLLGGAAHAQSAASSLATKPDKAKLSYAIGYQIGSQFADGKPDVEIPVLVQAIQDAYAKRRPSVSLQDMHQQLQRLDQQMHADALGEFKRVAAANARKSVQYMAQNRQRPGVVQLPSGIQYAVLSAGSGTVSPTVTSTVTVNYRGMLVDGTEFDSTWAHGAPVSFTVDKVIRGWQDVIPRMHVGDRWKVVIPPQLAYGETGALPRIGPNEALVFEIELLAIKPDSGQP; encoded by the coding sequence GTGGAGAAAGGCATCACACATCTGCATTGCGGGTTGCTCGGCGCAGCGCTGTTGCTGGGCGGTGCGGCCCATGCGCAGAGTGCCGCGTCGTCGCTGGCGACCAAGCCGGACAAGGCCAAGCTGTCGTACGCGATCGGCTACCAGATCGGCAGCCAGTTCGCCGACGGCAAGCCCGACGTGGAGATCCCGGTGCTGGTGCAGGCGATCCAGGATGCCTACGCCAAGCGCCGTCCCAGCGTGTCGCTGCAAGACATGCACCAGCAGCTGCAGCGGCTCGACCAGCAGATGCATGCCGATGCGCTGGGCGAGTTCAAGCGGGTCGCCGCCGCCAACGCGCGCAAGAGCGTGCAGTACATGGCGCAGAACAGGCAGCGCCCCGGCGTCGTGCAGCTGCCGTCGGGCATCCAGTACGCGGTGCTCAGCGCGGGCAGCGGCACGGTCAGCCCCACGGTAACCAGCACGGTCACCGTGAACTACCGCGGCATGCTGGTGGACGGTACCGAATTCGACAGCACCTGGGCGCACGGCGCGCCGGTCAGCTTCACCGTCGACAAGGTGATCCGCGGCTGGCAGGACGTGATCCCGCGCATGCACGTGGGCGATCGCTGGAAGGTGGTGATCCCGCCGCAACTGGCGTACGGCGAAACCGGCGCGCTGCCGCGGATCGGCCCGAACGAGGCATTGGTGTTCGAGATCGAACTGCTCGCGATCAAGCCTGATTCCGGCCAGCCGTAG
- a CDS encoding enoyl-CoA hydratase/isomerase family protein, producing the protein MAYRNLEISNRGAVRTIVVNRPDKLNALNRDTLNELSLVFAQAAQDDAVRVVVLTGAGEKAFVAGADIAEMSGYTPVQARGFSRAGQRLMASIERLGKPVIARIQGFALGGGMELAMACHLRVASEKAKLGQPEINLGLIPGFGGTQRLLRLAGRGAALELCLTGAPIGAQRAYELGIVNRVVAPEALDETVNTLADQLAAAAPLAAAGILDAVLQGGENAIDQGLEFETQGFALVFSTADMREGTGAFLEKRKAVFKGA; encoded by the coding sequence ATGGCCTATCGCAATCTGGAAATCAGCAACCGCGGCGCCGTCCGCACCATCGTGGTCAACCGACCAGACAAGCTCAACGCGCTGAACCGCGACACGCTCAACGAGCTGAGCCTGGTGTTCGCGCAAGCCGCGCAGGACGACGCGGTGCGCGTGGTGGTGCTGACCGGCGCCGGCGAGAAGGCGTTTGTCGCCGGTGCCGACATCGCCGAGATGAGCGGTTATACGCCGGTGCAGGCGCGAGGCTTCTCGCGCGCCGGGCAGCGCCTGATGGCGTCGATCGAGCGGCTCGGCAAGCCGGTGATCGCGCGCATCCAGGGCTTCGCACTGGGTGGCGGCATGGAGCTGGCGATGGCCTGCCACCTGCGCGTGGCCAGCGAGAAGGCGAAGCTCGGCCAGCCGGAGATCAACCTCGGCCTGATCCCCGGCTTCGGCGGCACCCAGCGCCTGCTGCGCCTGGCCGGCCGCGGCGCCGCGCTGGAGCTGTGCCTGACCGGCGCGCCGATCGGTGCGCAGCGTGCGTACGAGCTGGGCATCGTCAATCGCGTGGTGGCGCCCGAGGCGCTGGACGAAACCGTGAACACGCTGGCCGACCAGCTCGCCGCCGCCGCGCCGCTGGCTGCCGCCGGCATCCTCGATGCTGTGCTGCAAGGTGGCGAGAACGCCATCGACCAGGGCCTGGAATTCGAGACACAGGGTTTCGCGCTGGTGTTCTCCACCGCGGACATGCGTGAAGGCACCGGCGCGTTCCTGGAAAAGCGCAAGGCGGTGTTCAAAGGCGCCTGA
- a CDS encoding DUF1684 domain-containing protein → MIRTSLFVAAAILGVTTVQATDIDSYKHSIEQWQAGRVARLTAPDGWLSLVGLEWLKQGANRVGSAAGNDIVLGVGPAHLGVVTLERDGSMRIALDQHSGATIDGKAVAEAPLVDDAHVAGDAAPTRVAFGSASFYVIDRDGRKGLRVKDTEAPSRKHFAGVDAFAIDPSWRIEATWVPAPPGETLEMGTVIGTIDRYPVPGKLEFSRDGKHFEILPVIEEAGAAQYFIVFADRTSGKETYGAARFLYIDPPQDGKVVLDFNKAYNPPCAFTSFATCPLAPPENRLDLRVTAGEKKYAGAH, encoded by the coding sequence ATGATACGTACCAGTCTGTTTGTTGCCGCCGCCATCCTGGGAGTCACCACCGTGCAAGCCACCGACATCGACAGTTACAAGCACAGCATCGAGCAGTGGCAGGCCGGTCGCGTCGCGCGGCTGACCGCGCCGGACGGCTGGCTGAGCCTGGTCGGGCTGGAATGGCTGAAGCAGGGCGCGAACCGCGTCGGCAGCGCCGCCGGCAACGACATCGTGCTGGGCGTCGGACCCGCGCATCTGGGCGTGGTCACGCTGGAGCGCGATGGCAGCATGCGCATCGCGCTGGACCAGCACAGCGGGGCCACGATCGACGGCAAGGCCGTTGCCGAAGCGCCGCTGGTGGACGACGCGCACGTTGCCGGCGACGCCGCCCCGACGCGGGTGGCATTCGGCAGCGCGAGCTTCTACGTAATCGACCGCGACGGCCGCAAGGGGCTGCGGGTGAAAGATACGGAAGCACCGTCGCGCAAGCACTTCGCTGGCGTCGACGCGTTTGCGATCGACCCGTCGTGGCGGATCGAGGCGACCTGGGTGCCGGCGCCGCCCGGCGAAACACTGGAGATGGGCACGGTCATCGGCACCATCGACAGGTACCCGGTGCCGGGCAAGCTCGAGTTCAGCCGCGACGGCAAGCATTTCGAGATCCTGCCGGTGATCGAGGAAGCGGGTGCCGCGCAGTACTTCATCGTGTTCGCCGATCGCACCAGCGGCAAGGAAACCTATGGTGCCGCGCGCTTCCTGTACATCGACCCGCCGCAGGACGGCAAGGTCGTGCTGGATTTCAACAAGGCCTACAACCCGCCGTGCGCGTTCACGTCGTTCGCCACCTGTCCGCTGGCGCCGCCGGAAAACCGGCTGGACCTGCGCGTGACCGCCGGCGAGAAGAAGTACGCCGGCGCGCATTGA
- the mutL gene encoding DNA mismatch repair endonuclease MutL has translation MTVIRPLPPELINQIAAGEVIERPSSVVKELVENSLDAGAARVEVEIEAGGARLIRVRDDGDGIHADELPLAVASHATSKIGSFDDLEHVASMGFRGEALASVSSVARFALTSRARGQDAAFRIEVDGGRLQTARPAQHPQGTSVEVRDLFYNVPARKKFMRAERTEFAHIDDLLKSLALARSTVEFRLSHNGKPVRIWKAARDEQAQLQRVAEVLGEDFPAQSLRIDHAAAGLHLSGWVGLPTASRAQADAQYFYVNGRLVRDRIVAHAVRQAYADVLFHGRYAAFVLYLELDPAGVDVNVHPAKHEVRFREQRLVHDFLFRTLHEVLAQTRAGQVASSAQAEDGHLRLAATSASAPPATPVVAASSAWLGRAGQSRLALGVRDAPLADYAALLGESPRAAAGVPMPAADDAESPPLGYAIAQLKNIYVLAENAQGLVLVDMHAAHERITYEKLKSGRACSNLRSQLLLVPLSIAVSAKEAAAAEEHAEALAEWGLELSRSGPATIVVRRIPALLEGADVAQLSRDVLSELAQHGSSRRLQELENELLSTMACHGSVRAGRRLTLPEMNALLREMEATERSGQCNHGRPTWVQLGLAELDKLFMRGR, from the coding sequence ATGACCGTCATCCGCCCGCTTCCCCCCGAGCTCATCAACCAGATCGCCGCCGGCGAGGTGATCGAGCGCCCGTCCTCGGTGGTCAAGGAGCTGGTCGAGAACAGCCTCGACGCCGGCGCCGCGCGCGTCGAGGTGGAGATCGAGGCCGGCGGCGCGCGGCTGATCCGCGTGCGCGACGACGGCGACGGCATCCATGCCGACGAACTGCCGCTGGCGGTCGCCTCGCATGCGACCAGCAAGATCGGCAGCTTCGACGACCTGGAACACGTCGCCAGCATGGGCTTCCGCGGCGAGGCATTGGCTTCGGTGTCGTCGGTGGCGCGCTTTGCATTGACCTCGCGTGCACGCGGCCAGGACGCCGCGTTCCGCATCGAGGTGGACGGCGGCAGGCTGCAGACGGCGCGCCCGGCGCAGCATCCGCAGGGCACCAGCGTCGAGGTGCGCGACCTGTTCTACAACGTGCCGGCGCGCAAGAAGTTCATGCGCGCCGAGCGCACCGAGTTCGCGCACATCGACGACCTGCTGAAATCGCTGGCGCTGGCGCGAAGCACGGTGGAATTCCGGCTCAGCCACAACGGCAAGCCGGTGCGCATCTGGAAGGCGGCGCGCGATGAGCAGGCGCAGTTGCAGCGGGTGGCCGAGGTGCTGGGCGAGGATTTCCCCGCGCAGAGCCTGCGCATCGACCACGCCGCGGCGGGCCTGCACCTGTCCGGCTGGGTCGGCCTGCCCACCGCGTCGCGGGCGCAGGCCGATGCGCAGTATTTCTACGTCAACGGCCGGCTGGTGCGCGACCGCATCGTCGCCCACGCGGTGCGCCAGGCCTACGCCGACGTGCTGTTCCACGGCCGCTACGCCGCCTTCGTGCTGTACCTGGAACTCGATCCGGCGGGGGTCGACGTGAACGTGCACCCGGCCAAGCACGAGGTGCGCTTCCGCGAGCAGCGGCTGGTGCACGATTTTCTGTTTCGCACCCTGCACGAGGTGCTGGCGCAGACGCGCGCGGGGCAGGTGGCGTCGTCCGCGCAGGCGGAGGACGGCCATCTGCGCCTGGCTGCCACCAGTGCCTCGGCGCCGCCCGCCACGCCGGTCGTCGCCGCGTCGTCGGCATGGCTCGGCCGCGCCGGGCAGAGCCGGCTGGCGCTGGGCGTGCGCGATGCGCCGCTGGCCGACTACGCCGCGCTGCTGGGTGAGTCGCCGCGCGCGGCGGCGGGCGTGCCGATGCCGGCAGCCGACGACGCCGAATCGCCGCCGCTGGGCTATGCCATCGCGCAGCTGAAGAACATCTATGTGCTGGCCGAAAATGCGCAAGGCCTGGTGCTGGTCGACATGCACGCGGCGCACGAGCGGATCACCTACGAGAAGCTGAAGTCCGGCCGCGCCTGCAGCAACTTGCGCTCGCAGCTGCTGCTGGTGCCGCTGTCGATCGCGGTCAGCGCGAAGGAAGCGGCGGCCGCCGAGGAGCATGCCGAAGCCTTGGCCGAGTGGGGCCTTGAGTTGTCGCGCAGCGGCCCGGCGACGATCGTGGTGCGACGTATCCCCGCGCTGCTGGAAGGCGCCGACGTGGCCCAGCTCAGCCGCGACGTGCTATCCGAACTGGCTCAGCACGGCAGCTCGCGCCGTCTGCAGGAACTGGAGAACGAACTGCTCTCCACCATGGCCTGCCATGGCTCGGTGCGTGCAGGACGCCGCCTGACGCTTCCGGAGATGAACGCGCTGCTGCGCGAGATGGAGGCGACCGAACGCTCCGGACAATGCAATCATGGACGTCCGACCTGGGTCCAGCTGGGCCTGGCCGAACTCGACAAATTGTTCATGCGCGGCCGTTGA
- a CDS encoding N-acetylmuramoyl-L-alanine amidase translates to MRANLNKLGGFVAAAILAAAPLCAAQAADLKAARVWAGPEYTRVVLDATGPLHYTISQKDGQVVVDLSESRVAHGFSDPAAQGLYRGMSHTRIGDNLQLTARVAPASRLKTFELKPASGSNYRLVLDLYPAREGTDTGVASAPAATPKAAPAKVIAAPAPSQYSNPTHSRRVAAEHAAALLNGQRQVVVAIDAGHGGKDPGSHGPGGTLEKNVTLAVARELAAQINRQPGMKAVLTRSSDFFIPLAQRYRIAREHNADLFVSIHADAFTRDDARGSSVWVLSPRGKTSEAARWLADRENRADLIGGTTLDDKDDSLAKVLLDMQQGWAMQASDVVAGNVLKALSQLGPPHRGYVERANFVVLRSPDVPSILVETAFISNPAEERKLRDPTHQKRLAEAVMGGVRNYFESTPPPGTWFAAEAARRNGVQLASAAGSGDGEAVASADRSAPRAQAAAHDVHKVGRGESLSSIAKQYGVSVGALKNANQINSNTVRAGTTLTIPAG, encoded by the coding sequence ATGCGGGCCAACCTGAACAAGCTGGGTGGATTCGTCGCCGCCGCGATCCTGGCGGCCGCGCCGCTGTGCGCGGCCCAGGCGGCGGATCTGAAGGCTGCGCGGGTCTGGGCCGGCCCCGAATACACCCGCGTGGTGCTGGATGCCACCGGCCCGCTGCATTACACGATCAGCCAGAAGGACGGCCAGGTCGTGGTCGACCTGAGCGAAAGCCGGGTAGCTCACGGGTTTTCCGATCCGGCCGCGCAGGGTCTGTACCGAGGCATGAGCCATACCCGTATCGGCGACAACCTGCAGCTGACCGCCAGGGTTGCTCCGGCCAGCCGGCTGAAAACCTTCGAGCTGAAGCCGGCCAGCGGTTCGAACTACCGCCTGGTGCTGGACCTGTATCCCGCCCGCGAGGGTACCGATACTGGTGTGGCCAGCGCGCCCGCGGCCACGCCCAAGGCCGCTCCGGCGAAGGTCATCGCGGCGCCCGCGCCATCGCAGTACAGCAACCCCACGCACAGCCGCCGGGTCGCGGCCGAGCATGCGGCGGCCCTGCTCAACGGCCAGCGCCAGGTGGTGGTGGCGATCGACGCCGGCCACGGCGGCAAGGACCCCGGTTCGCACGGCCCCGGCGGCACGCTGGAGAAGAACGTCACCCTGGCGGTGGCGCGCGAACTGGCGGCGCAGATCAATCGCCAGCCCGGCATGAAGGCGGTACTGACCCGCAGCAGCGACTTCTTCATCCCGCTGGCGCAGCGTTACCGGATCGCCCGCGAGCACAATGCGGACCTGTTCGTGTCGATCCATGCCGATGCCTTCACCCGCGACGACGCCAGGGGCTCGTCGGTGTGGGTGCTGTCGCCGCGCGGCAAAACCAGCGAGGCGGCGCGCTGGCTGGCCGACCGCGAGAACCGCGCCGACCTGATCGGCGGCACCACGCTGGATGACAAGGATGACAGCCTGGCCAAGGTGCTGCTGGACATGCAGCAGGGCTGGGCGATGCAGGCCAGCGACGTGGTCGCCGGCAACGTGCTGAAGGCGTTGTCCCAGCTCGGGCCGCCCCACCGCGGCTATGTCGAGCGCGCGAACTTCGTGGTGCTGCGCTCGCCCGACGTGCCGTCGATCCTGGTCGAGACCGCGTTCATCAGCAATCCGGCCGAGGAGCGCAAGCTGCGCGACCCGACACACCAGAAGCGGCTGGCCGAAGCGGTGATGGGCGGCGTGCGGAATTATTTCGAATCCACGCCGCCGCCCGGCACCTGGTTCGCGGCCGAGGCGGCGCGCCGCAATGGCGTGCAGCTGGCGTCCGCTGCCGGGTCCGGCGACGGCGAGGCGGTGGCGTCGGCCGATCGGTCTGCGCCTCGCGCGCAGGCGGCTGCGCACGACGTGCACAAGGTCGGGCGCGGCGAGAGCCTGAGCAGCATCGCCAAGCAGTATGGCGTGAGCGTAGGCGCGCTGAAAAACGCGAACCAGATCAACAGCAACACGGTCCGCGCCGGCACCACGCTGACCATTCCCGCCGGCTGA
- the tsaE gene encoding tRNA (adenosine(37)-N6)-threonylcarbamoyltransferase complex ATPase subunit type 1 TsaE, with protein MIEPTDTDLACALPDEAATASLAARLAGVLEEGMVVYLHGPLGAGKTSFARALLTALGVGERVKSPTYSLIEGYATRDRPAWHLDLYRIAGPGELEWLGLDALAEPSALVLVEWPERGAGALPAADLEVRLGYAGQGRHASLRALTARGKRWLARLAKY; from the coding sequence ATGATTGAGCCAACCGATACCGACCTGGCCTGCGCGTTGCCGGACGAGGCGGCCACGGCATCGCTGGCTGCGCGTCTGGCCGGCGTGCTGGAGGAGGGCATGGTGGTGTACCTGCACGGCCCACTGGGCGCCGGCAAGACCAGCTTCGCGCGCGCGCTGCTGACCGCGCTGGGGGTAGGCGAGCGGGTCAAGAGCCCCACCTACAGCCTGATCGAGGGTTATGCGACGCGGGACCGCCCGGCCTGGCACCTGGACCTGTACCGGATCGCCGGCCCCGGCGAGCTGGAGTGGCTGGGCCTCGATGCGTTGGCCGAGCCGAGCGCGCTGGTGCTGGTGGAGTGGCCCGAACGTGGCGCCGGCGCCCTGCCGGCGGCGGACCTCGAAGTGCGCCTGGGCTACGCCGGCCAAGGTCGCCACGCGTCGCTGCGTGCGCTGACCGCACGCGGCAAACGGTGGCTGGCGCGGCTGGCCAAGTACTGA